In the genome of Paenibacillus pabuli, the window TCACATCCCGAAGTGACACAAGTGTCTCCCCATTTTTAACGATGGAACGAACGACGACACTGTTACCGTTTATTGTAAGCGTGGAATTTTGCACCTGAGCTGCATTAGCCGCAGGTTTTACTGCAGGAGCAGCCGATACTGCACTAACCACAGAAGTACCTAACACTGTTGCTACCATGGACACCACTAACACCTTTTTCATTGACATTGGCTCTTGTCACCCTTCTCTATTCCATTTAATTTGCCTTGTTTGTCATGCCCTGCTGTCTGGTATTCTGCATGTATCGTCTTTATGAGAGCTTGTCCGGCTCATCCCCCCAAACTTCCACGTTCATAGTAAAAATGACCTATCACGATTGTAATTATAGGAGAGATTTGTAAACGGGAAATCCTGGAATTGTTAACGAATTGTCAATGTTTTCATAAATACAAAAAAAAGAGTCGATGGAATATGATCCATGACTCGTTTTTTTGAGAGGTAAAATGCGGCTCCAGTATCAGAACATGTTGATTCTTCAGACCTCAATCTGTTCATATAATTGTCTCGTGACAAGGGAAGGCTGAATGTTAAGCTCGGTCAATCTTTCTTTGAGATTGCGGTAGATCCGCAGCACATGATCGTGTTTACCCATGTACAAGTACGCCTGCATGGCACGACGATAGGCTTCTTCTTCATATGGCGATTGACTGATTGCACGTTCTGCTGCCTCTGCTGCTTTTCTGCCGTTATGGGAATCCAGATATTTCTCGGAAAGCTTCAGTTTAAGCTCCAGTGAAAATTGCTCTAGCCGATGACTTAGCTCCACTATCCATGGATAATCCTCCTGAGGTAACAGTTCGTCCTGGTACAAATGTAAGGTTTGCTCGATTAGAGATATCGGCATATCTGCTTCTTGCTCCATCCTGAACAAAATGTCCAGAAAATCATATACGTCTGCTCTGATCCGTTCCTTATCCAGGATATAGTGCTCACTTTTATATCTCAACAAATGTTCAATACCCATGTTCCGCAAATTTTTCCGTAACAGGCTCACACAGGTGTGCAAATAAATTTTGGCTTTCTCATAAGGTTCATCAGGCCATAACTTTTCGATAATGCGATCCCGGTGAACTGCACTTGTCGCAGGGTTATTCAGCAGCAAATACGCAAAAAGCTCTTTCTCTTTGGATGTTCGCCACATCATCGTCTTTCCATTGGTGATTGCAACACGGAATGTTCCAAGCAATTGGACAAACAACTTGTCCGTATTATCAGTGTTGACGGCAACGGGCTCCGTGGGTATGTTCTTCTCCTTTATCAATCGCTCAATGGTCCGTGACAAGCGCTCCATCTCGATCGGTTTGAGCAGGTAATCCAGTGCTTCATGTTCGAAAGCGGCTACAGCATACTGATCATAAGCAGTCGTGAACACGATCAAGGCATCCGGTTCCACCTCGTGTATGTTTGCCGCTAGCTCCAATCCGCTCATTCCTGGCATCTCAATATCCAGAAACCAGATGTCCGGGTGAATGTTCCGAAGTGCAGCAAGCGCATCGAAGCCATTTGCCGCACGCCCTGCGACGTGTACTTTACCTGTTCGAGCAAGGAACATTTCCAGCATATTCAAAGCATGCGGCTCGTCGTCCACCAAATACGCTTGCATCACTACAGGTTCCTCCTTCCCTTCATTTATTGGTATGGAAATTCAATCGTTATCTTCGTCCCGTGACCTTGTTCACTCTTGATCACAGGTGCTTGTCCGTTCATGTGTTTCAACCGCCTCTGTACATTTTGCAAGCCAATTCCCTGTTCGGCATGACTTCTGTCCAGAATACTTGCGGCTTGCTCAGGAGACATGCCAACTCCATCATCCTCAACCACAACTTGAACCCGATTTTCACATTTTCGAATGAATAGCCGAACTGTTCCTCCATCAATCTTCTTCGACACCCCATGTCGGATAGCATTCTCCACCAGCGGTTCGATGAGGAGGGGCATCACTTTACAGGAATACAATGATCTGTCCACATCCAATTCAATCTGAAGACGTGAAGCGAAGCGCTCCTGTTCGATCTCCACATAGGCCTGAATCAACTCCATCTCCTTGCTGAGCGGAATCAATTCCTCCGAGTTATCCAGATGAAAAAGAATTCGCAAATATCGACTGAAGCTGCCTAACAGCTCTCCCGCTCTAGGCCCGTCTGTGAAGCATAATGACATAATCGTTCCCAAGGCATTATACAGAAAATGCGGTTTGATCTGTGAACGAAGAAACGCCATTTCGTTGTTCGCTGCTTCCTTCACCAGCCGTTTCATCCCGAGCAAGGTATGTACTCGGACCAGAATTTCACCCGCATCCAGCGGGCGTGTAATAAAATCGTTGCCTCCTGCCTTAATGCATGCCTCAATATCCGCTGGTGTACTGCGCATGTTGATAAACAGAACCGGCAGATCCACCTGGCTGAATTCCAGCCGAATCTGTTTACACACCTCATAACCGGTAACCGCAGGCAGCATCGCATCCACGATGACGAGATCGGGCAGCTTGCCGCTTGCAAGTAGCGATTGCACCTCCATGTCGGAGTCCGCAAAACTCACTTGAAAACCTTCTGTAGAAAGTAATGTATTCAGGTGCTCCATGTCCACAAGATCGGTTGTTGCAATCAATATGGCTGCTGAAGCGTTGCCGGACGGCAATCCCGATAAATCCTCTCTGAGCTTCTCCTGAGATACTGCAGTCTCTATGACGTTCTCCATGCCAGCATCTTCTGCGGATGGAAGCTCGATCTGAATTGATTCTAATTCATCGTTGACGCTAAGCTGGCCCCCCATAATGCTGACAAGCTCTGCTGCAACAGACAAGCCTGCTGAACCGTTATACATACTCTCTAAATCAGGGCGTTCTTCTGTCCCCAATCGGGTAATCTGTTCCGTATGTTCCTCGAAACGAAGTATAATCCGCACTCGCTCTTGATGCCGCTCGCACTCGAATACCAGCTCCCTGTGGCTATGCTGACCAATCATATGATAGACAAGGTTGTACAGCACTTGCAGCAGACGGCTCTCGTCTGCCATAACATAGCGGGCCTCAGGCTCCAGCCTGCGTGCCATAACGATTCCTTTTCCCGTAGCCAGAAACCCGAGCACCTCCGTGACCAACGAAAGACAGGATACCAGATCAACAGTGCCTACCCCAATCTTCATATTACCGTCTCTAAAACGGGACATATCGATTAAATCATTCACAAGATTGGACATCCGGTATGATGTATTGCGTATGAGTTGAAGCTTACTTCGAATTTCGGTCTCATTCGTGCGTCTCAACGACGTTCCCAGAAGAGAACGGGATAAATGAATGATGCTGTGAAGCGGCGAGTTCAGCTCATGCGATGTCAGCAGCAAAAACTCATCCTTTACCTTATCCGATAATTGGAGCTGCTGCGTAAGCTGCTGCATCGCATCATAAGCTCCGACATATTGATAGATGAGGAGCACGGCGAAGACACTCAAAATAACTAATGTTGTACAATTCAGTAAAATCTGACTCACCGGGTACCACGTTACGAGGATGCCAAGAACGTAGTTTACAAGCATAAGCCAGATACATGTGATGAGCAGTTGTAACTGGGAACGACTCTTGCTCTCATATTTCTTCAGAACATAGTGATGCAGAATGACAGCAAAGGCTACAGCATAAGACAACAGGTTAACAATATACATGCCTTCCTGAATGGAAGAATACACTCGAAATGGGGATATCATGATCAGGACGACGTATAGAGCAAGCAGAACACTTGGCAGCTGAAGCCATCTTCTGATCGTTTGCCCCAGTCCAGGGGCAAGTTTCCATGTAATCATGCTAACAACGACGGATACACCATATACCGCTGCATATTTCATTTTGAAGGCGAACTCAAAGGGAATTCCCGGCGCAAGCTGTAACAACAGACGCTCCCCATTCGTCACCACAATGACGGCAAAACCCAAGAAAAATAGCGCGTAAAGCAACTGAATTCGATCACGATGAAGACGAAGATAGAGATAAAAAAACAGCAGACCAAAGATGACTACAATCCCCATAATGAACAGCTCCAGTCCAGACTGAATCATCGTTCTTCTTTCAATCTGACTGGCATACCCCAGTTCAATCGAGTTGTAGATGCCACCGCTGCGAAAATCAAAATTAGCTACCTGTAACACAATTTCGAGCTCTGCTTGTTCCGTATGAAAATAAATCGTATATGGCTCATTACGTGGTTTATAAGATGCCGCAGATGTGCCGGGTAGCCCTGATCGACTCATCAGCTGCCCATCCAGATACATCGCATCCGCGAATCGAACATACCGTTTGGCAATTGCTAGATGCTCCCCTTGAGGCACATTCCGCACAATCAGGCGATAGGTCCCATACCCCTTCCCGCTCATTGGATAGCCTTGATTGATCACATCCTCATCCCAGTTACCAGGCACTTGCATCATAATGGGCTTGATACGTGTTAGATGGATCTGCTGTGGTGAAAGCAGCTGCTCAGGATAGAACTCCCATTCTCCATCCAATGGAATAATGGTATGGCTGGTCCATGAGAAGTCTGCCAGCTCCAGAGTCCCCTGCTTGGCAACAGGCGTCTCTCGTCCACCCCCGATCTGCAACACAACCACGAGTGCGAGCAGCATTGTCATTAATCCAACCCCTAACAAAAACCGATCCTTTCTGATGACAGTCATCTCTCCTTCTTCCGTAGCAGCTACCTCTCAATATAGCGTAATTTTCGCACTCACGCTTGATGCTGTCCATCCTTTTTCAAAGCTAGGATATAACGATGAAAAAAAGGCATCCGCAGATGCCTCCTGGATTTCATCTGATCACGCTCGTCCTAGCTTAGGATAGGAACAAGCATGATCAGCACTCAACATTCTAATGCTGGGATGCGGCCTGGATTGCGCCGTAAGCCCAATGACCAACAGATACATCCTTCCATCTGGATGTACCGGAAAGATCAGGTTCGATCTTCACCAAACGATTCAGCAATGTAACAGCCTCCGCTCGTGTCACAGCATCGTTCGGACGGAATGCTCCGTCTTGCGACACACTCATGATGCCTGCTGCCAATACACGCTGAACTGCTTCGCGAGCCCAGTGCTGTGTAAGATCAGTTGCTTCGTTTGGCAAAGCCGTTGTTGCTGCAGTTGCTTCTGCGTTTACATCGGCAGCTGATTCTTGAATTTTCAAAATTCGTTCAATAATGACAGCCATCTCGGCTCGTGTAATGGAACGCACCGGCATGAAATCCCCGGAAGCGTTACCACGCATGTAACCTGCTGCAGTCGCCTTGGTAATCGCTTCGCGTGCCCACTCGGCAACAGGCATATCCCGATAGGATGAACTGAGCGTAGCACCATCGCTGACCGACGGTAATACGCGAGACAGTAGGGCTGCCATTTCAGCACGTTGAACCGCCTGTTTCGGTCTGAACGTACCATCGGCATAACCTTGAATGTACGCTGAGGAATTGCTGCCATTCATGAGAATAATGGAAAATGTGCTGAACTTGGTGACTTCAAACTCAATTCCCGGTTGATCTGTTCCATTAAACTTAACGATTTTACCCTTAACGAGTTCCTTGGTCCCATCGCTATGTTCAATAAATACTTGCAGCTTGTCCAGTTCCTTCTGCGTCAGGTTCGTATCCCTGATCGGCAGCACAACCGTAACTGGACGACTGCTCATATTCGTCTCAATCGTCATTGGACGACCTACCAAGCGGAAATCGACGGTATTGGTTGACTGTTTGACGATTAGTGGATCTTTCTGGATACGCTGCTCCACCACTTCACGTCCTGCGGCATCCTTGATTGGAACAAGATGGAAGAATATATCCGAGACCAGTCCCTGTAAAGAATCCGGTGAAAGTTGCAGGGAAGCGTTATCCGTTTCAATATACAGATTCATCTTCTCGTCTGCCATTAGTGAAGTAGACTTGGCAGGCAGCTTCACGTTCAGTTCGGATACCTCGTCCTTCTCATCCGGAATCATGATCCGTGCAATATTCGAACCTGCCTTCTTCAGGCTTTCAATTGCACGAGAAATTTGCTCAGCCGTCAGATTCACCTCGTCTTTTTTAAGTCCATCTGCCCCTGTTGTTCTCTCAATAATCGTTTCCGAAACAACGGCATTGGTGTTCCGTTCATTGGTTACCTTTACTGTAATCTTCTCGGAAGTGCTTGCAGGCGTGGAGGGTGTTGACGAACCACCGGATGTACTTCCTGAACTGGACGAACCCGGATTGGATGGTGTTGTTGGTGTTGTTGGCGTAACTGGCCCACCAACGACCGTGATATCGCCTGATACTGCCTGTTTGTTCATTTCAATCCCATTGGGATCGGTCACGGTGAAATGTTCGAGCAGTGTCTCGTTGGCGAACTGCACCGGATACTCGCCTGCGGCAGCACTGGAGGCAATCGAGAATTCGATCTTAAACAGCATCTGTGGGTTATCGGATGCCGGAATAGGATTTAGCCCTCCATTCTCGTCGCTCCAGCCTACGATGAGCGATCCTGTTTCATTATTCACGTTATGTTGTATTCCCGTTCTGTTGCCTGTAACATCAGTCACTTGCAAGGCTGCGGGATTGAACTTCAAACGCACCCCGTAAGAGCCAATTGGTTGATCAAGCGACACCGTATCTACCGATAGCGTAACCTTGTCACCTGCTTTTCCTTGTGCAGATCCGATGTAGACAACCGCATTCCCAACCGGCTTCACATCGGGCAGCACAGTAACTTGTCCATTTTCCGCAGTCACCTGAAACGGATCATATTCCTCTACTAATGCACCTGCGTGCAAGGTTACTGAACTTGTATCAGCAGCCGCAGTCTCTTTAATTTTAAAATGAAGGGAATACAGCGCCGTGGATTCCTGAATGAAATTTTGCGTCGTCATGATCACTGAAATATACCCTGGAGCAGATGTATCCTCAGTTAAACTAACTCCCTGATAATTTTCATAGGCTTGGCGGTTTACAACCTCGTCCCCTTCCACGAGTTCAAGCACAGCCGAATCGTAGGCAAAGGACAGTTCAGAGTGATAAAAAGAAAATTCTGAACCTTTTGAATCATAGGATACAGGCACTTCTACGATGTCTCCTGGTTTGCCAGATACTTCTCCGATATGAATGACAGGATCTACACTGGCCTGTGCCTGAGGAAGCCACGAAAAGATCATGGAAACCGTGAGCAGCATGGTCAGAAGCGCCTTCATGGATCGTTTGGATTTTACAGAAGTTAAATGCCCCTTTTTGTTTGACAAGATAGTCACTCCCTTCTAATATTATGAATTTATTCCCAAGAAAACGCCCATAATCAGGGCTGAATCTGTGGCATCCAGTACACCATCATCATTCATGTCCAACGCTTCAATCTGACTCGGTGTTAACGTGATTAAACCTTTGATATATTTATTCACTAATAAGGCATCTGCAGGTGTGATCACACCGTCTCCATTCGCATCACCTTTAATTCGCAGCATGATCGTTACATCCACGCTATCCGAAAAAACAGCTCCATTCTTGGCCTGCCATCCAAACGTTGTCTTGATCCCTGTAAAAGCTGAACCAGGAACAAAGGCCAATGTGTTCAACTCTGCAACAGGAATAACCTGATCCTTCACAACGTCTGTACCATTCAGTTGTAATTTACCGCTGTCAGGCAGGTATGCGATGCGAATATCCGTCATAGGCTGGTTCTCTGGGTCGGCATAGTTACTGGTAAAATCCGTGGATGTAAAGGATACTGGGATCCCCTGTTTTACCGTTTTGGTAAACGTGCCTACAACAGGTTTGGGGATGTTATCCATCGTTAGTCCCAAGATCCGGGCAGAGCTGCCATCTGCACTGAATACAACGATTCGGTCTCTCGCCGTATCAGCCATATACAATTCGCCTTCCGGTCCGAAGGCAATCTGATTAGTAAGGTCAATCGGATATGTCTCGTTTCCACTCACCCACGTACTCAGGACAGGACGTTCAGGAGATACAAAGCCCTCGTAGCCACTCTGCATGATCCGGTTCTCGCTCACAACGTATACACGTTTGTTTACTGGATCCAGCGTCAAGTCTCCAAGTTTATCTGTTGAATTCAGTATACTTGTAAAGGGGTAAAGCATCGCTCCCTGCCCATTGGTATACCATACCTGATCTCCAGTTCCCTGGGTTGCGCCAGAGTATTCTGAGAATGCGCCACTCATACCTCCCCATCCCTCGTGTCCCAGAGCGAAGTTGGCCAATGTGCCATATCTCGCTGGAGCATTATTCATTTCTCTATACACGTTGAAGAAAACGTACAGTCTTTCATAATCGCCCTGCTTATATCGAATTAAGTTTCGAATGTAAGGCTGCTTATCCTCATCTGGATGCGGATACAATGAAAATTTACGCATAACGTCTATAGGCGATCCGTTCACAGTGCCATCCTGATTAAAAATATGTACTTTAGCTGCTGCTCCTGATTCGGCAGCGTAGATCAGCCCATCGTTCCCCATTGTTACTGCCGTTACATTATTGACCTCTATCGTCGATAGTACCTCGCCTTCGGGTGTAGCCCGAATAACCCGATTGTTTCCGGTGTCTGCAATCAGCATCTCTGTTTCACCATCAGCCGTCGTATAGAACTCAATGTCTGTAGGTCTGCTTAATGAAACGGTCTCTGTTGCAGCCAGGGCCGATGAAGATGGAAAACCCACGCTTGTGAGTAATGTAATGACAAGAGCAAGCACACTCCATCGTATTCTCTTAACTCTTGCACCCTTTTTAGTGTGTAGACTCAAATGGTCTCCTCCTTAAGTTTCTGATGACGTTCTGTACCAATATAGCAAGCAGCTCTTAACAATCACTGAACACCTCAGAACCTATAGATAAAAGAGGGAATCTTTTTTTCTCATAAAAAAAACGAAGGAATTAACGGATACACCCGTTTATCCCTATCGCTATTGTTCATTCATATAAAATTAGATATGCCAATGCAACTGATCGCTTCGTCTACCGAATAAAAAGTTTCATCAATGTATTAAAAATCGGATTCACAATATAACCTGTTGGATGGATCGAATACCTCTTGCCCGAGTTCAGACGGCTGATCTTCTCCATTTCCTCTGTGGACAGCTCAAAATCAAAGATTTCACTATTCTCTCTGATCCGCTTTGGATTGGATGATTTGGGAATCAGGATGACGCCCCGTTCCAGATGCCAACGCAAAATCACTTGAGCCACCGTCTTATGGTGATGATCAGCGATTTCCTTCAATATCGGATGCTGCAATAACACTTTATTCCCCTGTCCCAACGGCCCCCACGCTTCATGCAAAATCTGATGTTTATCCATATAGGCACGGAGTTCGTTCTGTGGAAATTCCGGGTGCGTCTCGATCTGGTTGATCATCGGCAAGATTTTCGCGTGCTTCCTCAACTCTTCCAGATGCTGAATCTCAAAGTTTGCGACCCCAATGACACTGATCTTACCTTCCTCGTATAATTCCTCCATCGCTTTCCACGTTTCGATATACTTTGGTGAGGCAAAATGGATTAAATACATGTCGAGGTAATCGACACCCAGCTTGTTGATTGTTTCCTGAAAAGCTTTCTTGGTCGCTTCATAGCCATGATCCGTATTCCAGACTTTCGACGTGATGAAGAATTGCTCGCGCGGAATCTGACTATGCCGGATCTCTGCTCCCAGTGCTTTCTCATTCCCATAGATTCGGGCAGTATCAAAATGTCGGTACCCGACCTGAATGGCCTCACGAGTTGCAGTTGTAAATTCTGCTTCTTT includes:
- a CDS encoding response regulator, with the protein product MQAYLVDDEPHALNMLEMFLARTGKVHVAGRAANGFDALAALRNIHPDIWFLDIEMPGMSGLELAANIHEVEPDALIVFTTAYDQYAVAAFEHEALDYLLKPIEMERLSRTIERLIKEKNIPTEPVAVNTDNTDKLFVQLLGTFRVAITNGKTMMWRTSKEKELFAYLLLNNPATSAVHRDRIIEKLWPDEPYEKAKIYLHTCVSLLRKNLRNMGIEHLLRYKSEHYILDKERIRADVYDFLDILFRMEQEADMPISLIEQTLHLYQDELLPQEDYPWIVELSHRLEQFSLELKLKLSEKYLDSHNGRKAAEAAERAISQSPYEEEAYRRAMQAYLYMGKHDHVLRIYRNLKERLTELNIQPSLVTRQLYEQIEV
- a CDS encoding histidine kinase — encoded protein: MTVIRKDRFLLGVGLMTMLLALVVVLQIGGGRETPVAKQGTLELADFSWTSHTIIPLDGEWEFYPEQLLSPQQIHLTRIKPIMMQVPGNWDEDVINQGYPMSGKGYGTYRLIVRNVPQGEHLAIAKRYVRFADAMYLDGQLMSRSGLPGTSAASYKPRNEPYTIYFHTEQAELEIVLQVANFDFRSGGIYNSIELGYASQIERRTMIQSGLELFIMGIVVIFGLLFFYLYLRLHRDRIQLLYALFFLGFAVIVVTNGERLLLQLAPGIPFEFAFKMKYAAVYGVSVVVSMITWKLAPGLGQTIRRWLQLPSVLLALYVVLIMISPFRVYSSIQEGMYIVNLLSYAVAFAVILHHYVLKKYESKSRSQLQLLITCIWLMLVNYVLGILVTWYPVSQILLNCTTLVILSVFAVLLIYQYVGAYDAMQQLTQQLQLSDKVKDEFLLLTSHELNSPLHSIIHLSRSLLGTSLRRTNETEIRSKLQLIRNTSYRMSNLVNDLIDMSRFRDGNMKIGVGTVDLVSCLSLVTEVLGFLATGKGIVMARRLEPEARYVMADESRLLQVLYNLVYHMIGQHSHRELVFECERHQERVRIILRFEEHTEQITRLGTEERPDLESMYNGSAGLSVAAELVSIMGGQLSVNDELESIQIELPSAEDAGMENVIETAVSQEKLREDLSGLPSGNASAAILIATTDLVDMEHLNTLLSTEGFQVSFADSDMEVQSLLASGKLPDLVIVDAMLPAVTGYEVCKQIRLEFSQVDLPVLFINMRSTPADIEACIKAGGNDFITRPLDAGEILVRVHTLLGMKRLVKEAANNEMAFLRSQIKPHFLYNALGTIMSLCFTDGPRAGELLGSFSRYLRILFHLDNSEELIPLSKEMELIQAYVEIEQERFASRLQIELDVDRSLYSCKVMPLLIEPLVENAIRHGVSKKIDGGTVRLFIRKCENRVQVVVEDDGVGMSPEQAASILDRSHAEQGIGLQNVQRRLKHMNGQAPVIKSEQGHGTKITIEFPYQ
- a CDS encoding S-layer homology domain-containing protein, with product MSNKKGHLTSVKSKRSMKALLTMLLTVSMIFSWLPQAQASVDPVIHIGEVSGKPGDIVEVPVSYDSKGSEFSFYHSELSFAYDSAVLELVEGDEVVNRQAYENYQGVSLTEDTSAPGYISVIMTTQNFIQESTALYSLHFKIKETAAADTSSVTLHAGALVEEYDPFQVTAENGQVTVLPDVKPVGNAVVYIGSAQGKAGDKVTLSVDTVSLDQPIGSYGVRLKFNPAALQVTDVTGNRTGIQHNVNNETGSLIVGWSDENGGLNPIPASDNPQMLFKIEFSIASSAAAGEYPVQFANETLLEHFTVTDPNGIEMNKQAVSGDITVVGGPVTPTTPTTPSNPGSSSSGSTSGGSSTPSTPASTSEKITVKVTNERNTNAVVSETIIERTTGADGLKKDEVNLTAEQISRAIESLKKAGSNIARIMIPDEKDEVSELNVKLPAKSTSLMADEKMNLYIETDNASLQLSPDSLQGLVSDIFFHLVPIKDAAGREVVEQRIQKDPLIVKQSTNTVDFRLVGRPMTIETNMSSRPVTVVLPIRDTNLTQKELDKLQVFIEHSDGTKELVKGKIVKFNGTDQPGIEFEVTKFSTFSIILMNGSNSSAYIQGYADGTFRPKQAVQRAEMAALLSRVLPSVSDGATLSSSYRDMPVAEWAREAITKATAAGYMRGNASGDFMPVRSITRAEMAVIIERILKIQESAADVNAEATAATTALPNEATDLTQHWAREAVQRVLAAGIMSVSQDGAFRPNDAVTRAEAVTLLNRLVKIEPDLSGTSRWKDVSVGHWAYGAIQAASQH
- a CDS encoding dockerin type I domain-containing protein, translating into MSLHTKKGARVKRIRWSVLALVITLLTSVGFPSSSALAATETVSLSRPTDIEFYTTADGETEMLIADTGNNRVIRATPEGEVLSTIEVNNVTAVTMGNDGLIYAAESGAAAKVHIFNQDGTVNGSPIDVMRKFSLYPHPDEDKQPYIRNLIRYKQGDYERLYVFFNVYREMNNAPARYGTLANFALGHEGWGGMSGAFSEYSGATQGTGDQVWYTNGQGAMLYPFTSILNSTDKLGDLTLDPVNKRVYVVSENRIMQSGYEGFVSPERPVLSTWVSGNETYPIDLTNQIAFGPEGELYMADTARDRIVVFSADGSSARILGLTMDNIPKPVVGTFTKTVKQGIPVSFTSTDFTSNYADPENQPMTDIRIAYLPDSGKLQLNGTDVVKDQVIPVAELNTLAFVPGSAFTGIKTTFGWQAKNGAVFSDSVDVTIMLRIKGDANGDGVITPADALLVNKYIKGLITLTPSQIEALDMNDDGVLDATDSALIMGVFLGINS
- a CDS encoding aldo/keto reductase, which gives rise to MSLHTKVIEARNGVPIPQLGFGVYKITKEAEFTTATREAIQVGYRHFDTARIYGNEKALGAEIRHSQIPREQFFITSKVWNTDHGYEATKKAFQETINKLGVDYLDMYLIHFASPKYIETWKAMEELYEEGKISVIGVANFEIQHLEELRKHAKILPMINQIETHPEFPQNELRAYMDKHQILHEAWGPLGQGNKVLLQHPILKEIADHHHKTVAQVILRWHLERGVILIPKSSNPKRIRENSEIFDFELSTEEMEKISRLNSGKRYSIHPTGYIVNPIFNTLMKLFIR